Proteins encoded by one window of Crassostrea angulata isolate pt1a10 chromosome 9, ASM2561291v2, whole genome shotgun sequence:
- the LOC128164031 gene encoding uncharacterized protein LOC128164031: protein MFSFTLQSDRPSLAIIFVHAKMNNIHSQPPKEDNKEGRKRNSLMNSPEEIIEWILRQIEENREKNATRMSEIENREKRIRFIYEFINKKMLDLEDNIEDIINDLYYAEQERY from the exons ATGTTCAGTTTTACTTTGCAAAGCGATAGACCTTCACTGGCGATTATATTTGTG CAtgcaaaaatgaataatatccACAGCCAACCCCCGAAAGAAGATAATAAGGAAGGCCGAAAGAGAAATTCATT AATGAATTCACCGGAAGAAATAATTGAATGGATACTTCGACAGATAGaagaaaacagagaaaaaaatgcCACACGTATGTCAGAGATAGAGAACAGAGAGAAACGAATACGTTTTATCTACGAATTCATTAATAAGAAGATGTTG GATTTAGAAGACAACATCGAGGACATTATTAATGATCTCTACTACGCAGAACAGGAACGCTATTAA
- the LOC128163267 gene encoding uncharacterized protein LOC128163267, whose protein sequence is MDDPSYGDPYGRTTQQTSTMQTIDQDNKMMAVCVIHGYFLCQIGKEKNCEEDIGTTAKCLFISHYSMNWIVLHAGLAFFALSIVGILWCSGAVTTYTTTNKKTRITTTHNTTCPNDETAAIATASLAVVDCVAITVCSIVGLVLYHLYFRSYGIKARGEY, encoded by the exons ATGGACGACCCATCATATGGCGATCCTTATGGTAGAACAACACAACAGACGTCAACGATGCAGACTATTGATCAGGACAACAAAATG atggCTGTCTGTGTTATTCATGGATATTTTCTATGTCAGATCGGGAAGGAGAAAAATTGCGAAGAAGATATAGGAACAACGGCAAAATGCTTg tttataaGTCACTACTCCATGAACTGGATAGTCCTACACGCCGGCCTGGCTTTCTTCGCTCTCTCCATTGTCGGCATCCTCTGGTGTAGTGGAGCTGTCACCACCTATACTACCACAAACAAGAAAACCCGCATCACCACTACGCACAATACCACGTGTCCTAACGACGAGACTGCGGCCATAGCAACGGCTAGTTTGGCTGTGGTTGACTGTGTGGCCATTACTGTGTGTAGTATTGTGGGCCTAGTTCTGTACCATTTGTACTTCCGGTCCTACGGCATCAAAGCAAGAGGAGAGTACTAG
- the LOC128164020 gene encoding PAT complex subunit CCDC47-like isoform X1 has product MKKLPLIGVIHRNNVTCLFLAVGMMKLWVLLCLLACLTPLTARQQDVEVDDNEFAEFEDEEEFVMETNNEKSEQAAGNTNKPTSQDQKSASVEDPEEEETTVETEDEEFEHFIDEDEFEGFEKDKSQSSKSKEGQPELKMADVPVHLRTNWDSFYVEILMLAGLGVYFLNFLQGKSKNHKLAQSWLSAHRDILEQNFSIVGDDGTSKEASSGTLMKESENVYALWCSGRTCVEGMLVELKFLKRQDLISSISNMLKPSSDQIAIQVDLEPKVMDKFVFAIVQKRSSGKLHKELLDLSQFTEKKNMDKKLDIPTCFQVLSEIMEATTAVLDKKVCQVLQKYEACVEYIHFSDQYSGIKSTDDSQPTKLPQVKPVLMFVFNVPGKGKSKPSDMESMKPLLQMVFHCIDKVSRLQLSREAKQKAEKNRQKAEEEYERLTHSQRQEAAQLRREEKRRAEKERLLNEEDPDKARKLEERENRREMKRKQPKMKMMKVQG; this is encoded by the exons atgaaaaaattaccaTTAATTGGAGTAATACACAGAAACAATGTCACATGCTTATTTTTGGCTGTAGGTATGATGAAGCTGTGGGTGTTATTATGCCTGCTGGCTTGTCTCACTCCACTGACGGCTAGGCAACAAGATGTCGAGGTCGACGATAACGAGTTTGCTGAATTTGAGGATGAAG AGGAATTTGTGATGGAGACAAACAATGAAAAATCGGAACAGGCTGCTGGGAACACAAATAAACCGACCAGTCAAGATCAAAAGAGTGCATCCGTGGAGGACCCAGAGGAAGAGGAAACCACTGTAGAG ACAGAAGATGAAGAGTTTGAGCACTTTATTGATGAAGACGAGTTCGAAGGTTTTGAGAAAGACAAAAGCCAGTCCAGTAAATCTAAGGAAGGACAACCAGAGCTCAAAATGGCTGAC GTGCCTGTCCACCTGCGTACAAACTGGGACAGTTTCTACGTGGAGATCCTGATGTTGGCCGGACTAGGGGTCTACTTCCTGAACTTCCTGCAAGGGAAGAGCAAGAATCACAAGCTGGCTCAGTCATGGCTGAGTGCCCACCGCGACATACTGGAGCAGAACTTCAGCATCGTCG GAGATGATGGCACCTCCAAAGAAGCCTCGTCAGGCACACTGATGAAGGAATCCGAGAATGTCTACGCTCTCTGGTGCAGCGGTAGGACGTGTGTGGAAGGCATGCTGGTGGAGCTTAAGTTCCTGAAGCGACAGGACTTGATCAGCTCAATATCCAACATGCTCAAACCCTCCTCTGATCAAATT gCGATACAGGTAGATTTGGAACCCAAGGTCATGGACAAATTTGTGTTTGCCATTGTTCAGAAGAGGAGCAGTGGAAAACTCCACAAGGAATTGCTGGATCTG AGTCAGTTCACAGAGAAGAAGAATATGGATAAGAAGCTCGACATTCCGACCTGTTTTCAAGTCCTCAGCGAGATCATGGAGGCCACAACAGCTGTGCTGGACAAAAAG GTGTGCCAGGTCCTACAGAAGTACGAAGCCTGCGTGGAGTACATCCACTTCTCTGACCAGTACTCAGGAATCAAGTCCACGGA tgACAGCCAGCCCACTAAGTTGCCTCAAGTGAAACCAGTCCTGATGTTTGTGTTCAATG TACCTGGTAAGGGGAAGAGCAAGCCATCCGACATGGAGTCCATGAAACCTCTGCTACAGATGGTGTTTCACTGCATTGACAAAGTCAGCCGCCTCCAGCTCAGCAGAGAG GCCAAACAGAAAGCAGAAAAGAACCGACAGAAAGCAGAGGAGGAATATGAGCGCCTGACTCACAGCCAGCGACAGGAAGCGGCCCAGCTACGCCGCGAGGAAAAAAGACGTGCAGAGAAAGAGCGACTCCTGAACGAGGAGGATCCGGACAAAGCTCGCAAGCTGGAG gaaagagAAAATCGCAGGGAAATGAAGCGTAAACAGCCGAAGATGAAAATGATGAAAGTACAAGGCTGA
- the LOC128164020 gene encoding PAT complex subunit CCDC47-like isoform X2 produces MMKLWVLLCLLACLTPLTARQQDVEVDDNEFAEFEDEEEFVMETNNEKSEQAAGNTNKPTSQDQKSASVEDPEEEETTVETEDEEFEHFIDEDEFEGFEKDKSQSSKSKEGQPELKMADVPVHLRTNWDSFYVEILMLAGLGVYFLNFLQGKSKNHKLAQSWLSAHRDILEQNFSIVGDDGTSKEASSGTLMKESENVYALWCSGRTCVEGMLVELKFLKRQDLISSISNMLKPSSDQIAIQVDLEPKVMDKFVFAIVQKRSSGKLHKELLDLSQFTEKKNMDKKLDIPTCFQVLSEIMEATTAVLDKKVCQVLQKYEACVEYIHFSDQYSGIKSTDDSQPTKLPQVKPVLMFVFNVPGKGKSKPSDMESMKPLLQMVFHCIDKVSRLQLSREAKQKAEKNRQKAEEEYERLTHSQRQEAAQLRREEKRRAEKERLLNEEDPDKARKLEERENRREMKRKQPKMKMMKVQG; encoded by the exons ATGATGAAGCTGTGGGTGTTATTATGCCTGCTGGCTTGTCTCACTCCACTGACGGCTAGGCAACAAGATGTCGAGGTCGACGATAACGAGTTTGCTGAATTTGAGGATGAAG AGGAATTTGTGATGGAGACAAACAATGAAAAATCGGAACAGGCTGCTGGGAACACAAATAAACCGACCAGTCAAGATCAAAAGAGTGCATCCGTGGAGGACCCAGAGGAAGAGGAAACCACTGTAGAG ACAGAAGATGAAGAGTTTGAGCACTTTATTGATGAAGACGAGTTCGAAGGTTTTGAGAAAGACAAAAGCCAGTCCAGTAAATCTAAGGAAGGACAACCAGAGCTCAAAATGGCTGAC GTGCCTGTCCACCTGCGTACAAACTGGGACAGTTTCTACGTGGAGATCCTGATGTTGGCCGGACTAGGGGTCTACTTCCTGAACTTCCTGCAAGGGAAGAGCAAGAATCACAAGCTGGCTCAGTCATGGCTGAGTGCCCACCGCGACATACTGGAGCAGAACTTCAGCATCGTCG GAGATGATGGCACCTCCAAAGAAGCCTCGTCAGGCACACTGATGAAGGAATCCGAGAATGTCTACGCTCTCTGGTGCAGCGGTAGGACGTGTGTGGAAGGCATGCTGGTGGAGCTTAAGTTCCTGAAGCGACAGGACTTGATCAGCTCAATATCCAACATGCTCAAACCCTCCTCTGATCAAATT gCGATACAGGTAGATTTGGAACCCAAGGTCATGGACAAATTTGTGTTTGCCATTGTTCAGAAGAGGAGCAGTGGAAAACTCCACAAGGAATTGCTGGATCTG AGTCAGTTCACAGAGAAGAAGAATATGGATAAGAAGCTCGACATTCCGACCTGTTTTCAAGTCCTCAGCGAGATCATGGAGGCCACAACAGCTGTGCTGGACAAAAAG GTGTGCCAGGTCCTACAGAAGTACGAAGCCTGCGTGGAGTACATCCACTTCTCTGACCAGTACTCAGGAATCAAGTCCACGGA tgACAGCCAGCCCACTAAGTTGCCTCAAGTGAAACCAGTCCTGATGTTTGTGTTCAATG TACCTGGTAAGGGGAAGAGCAAGCCATCCGACATGGAGTCCATGAAACCTCTGCTACAGATGGTGTTTCACTGCATTGACAAAGTCAGCCGCCTCCAGCTCAGCAGAGAG GCCAAACAGAAAGCAGAAAAGAACCGACAGAAAGCAGAGGAGGAATATGAGCGCCTGACTCACAGCCAGCGACAGGAAGCGGCCCAGCTACGCCGCGAGGAAAAAAGACGTGCAGAGAAAGAGCGACTCCTGAACGAGGAGGATCCGGACAAAGCTCGCAAGCTGGAG gaaagagAAAATCGCAGGGAAATGAAGCGTAAACAGCCGAAGATGAAAATGATGAAAGTACAAGGCTGA